In Oryza brachyantha chromosome 2, ObraRS2, whole genome shotgun sequence, a single window of DNA contains:
- the LOC102707373 gene encoding ASC1-like protein 2, with product MGIPQVDWEAESYPAYSDFAAIPFFAVFFFVVRYLLDRFVFEWLARRLIFNKDDDKLDLATYAGGIKIRKFKESAWKCIYFLSAELLALSVTYKESWFTSTENFWVGPGEQVWPDQRIKFKLKLVYMYAAGFYTYSIFALQLWEIRRSDFGISMVHHVASVFLIALSYIFRFARVGSIVLAIHDANDVFLELGKISKYSGYQLLADVSFLAFVCSWAVLRLIYYPFWILWSTSYEVVRFLDKKKHKFDGPIYYYVFNCLLFSLLVLHIYWWVLMCRMLMKQIQSKGHVGDDVRSDSEGEEEHED from the exons ATGGGCATCCCGCAGGTCGACTGGGAGGCGGAGAGCTACCCCGCCTACTCGGACTTCGCCGCGATCCCCTTCTTCgccgtcttcttcttcgtcgtccGTTACCTCCTCGACCGCTTCGTCTTCGAG TGGTTAGCCAGGAGACTGATTTTCAATAAAGATGACGATAAGCTTGATCTTGCAACGTATGCAGGGGGGATAAAGATAAGAAAGTTTAAGGAATCAGCTTGGAAATGCATATATTTCCTTTCTGCTGAATTATTGGCCCTGTCTGTTACATACAAAGAGTCCTGGTTCACTAGCACAGAAAATTTCTGGGTTGGGCCAGGAGAGCAGGTCTGGCCAGATCAAAGAATAAA ATTTAAACTCAAGCTGGTCTACATGTATGCTGCTGGGTTTTATACATACTCAATATTTGCTCTTCAGTTATGGGAAATAAGGCGCTCAGATTTTGGTATATCAATGGTTCATCATGTAGCATCTGTTTTTCTCATAGCATTATCTTACATATTCAG ATTTGCTCGTGTGGGTTCAATTGTCCTCGCCATCCATGATGCAAATGATGTGTTCCTGGAATTGGGAAAGATTTCTAAGTACAGTGGCTACCAGTTGCTTGCTGATGTTTCATTTCTTGCCTTTGTCTGTTCTTGGGCAGTCCTTCGTCTGATATATTATCCATTCTGGATTCTCTGGAGCACAAG CTATGAAGTTGTGCGGTTTTTGGACAAGAAGAAGCATAAGTTTGATGGTCCAATATACTATTATGTATTTAACTGtcttctcttctccctccTTGTTCTACACATATATTGGTGGGTATTAATGTGTCGAATGCTTATGAAGCAAATACAATCTAAAGGGCATGTTGGGGATGATGTCCGATCTG ATTCTGAAGGTGAAGAAGAGCATGAGGATTGA
- the LOC102707648 gene encoding LRR receptor kinase SERL2, producing the protein MAMEVALAVYSLALLSFYFPCRPVSGVLSPKGVNYEVQALMMIKDYLKDPHGVLKNWDQDSVDPCSWTMVTCSPDNLVTGLEAPSQNLSGLLSPSIGNLTNLEIVLLQNNNINGPIPEDIGRLTKLKTLDLSSNHFSGGIPNTVGHLESLQYLRLNNNTLSGAYPSSSANLSQLVFLDLSYNNLSGPIPGSLARTFNIVGNPLICAAATEHDCYGTLPMPMSYSLNNTQGTLMPAKSKSHKVAIAFGSTIGCISFLIPVMGLLFWWRHRRNQQILFAIDEQHTENVNLGNVKRFQFRELQVATENFSNKNILGKGGFGNVYRGKLPDGTVVAVKRLKDGNAAGGQAQFQTEVEMISLALHRNLLRLYGFCMTATERLLVYPYMSNGSVALRLKGKPPLDWITRKRIALGAARGLLYLHEQCDPKIIHRDVKAANILLDDYCEAIVGDFGLAKLLDHRDSHVTTAVRGTVGHIAPEYLSTGQSSEKTDVFGFGILLLELITGQTALEFGKSSNQKGAMLDWVKKMHQEKKLDVLVDKGLRSNYDRVELEEMVQVALLCTQYLPGHRPRMSEVVRMLEGDGLAERWEASQRADSHKFKVPEFTFGRCYSDLTDDSSLLVQAVELSGPR; encoded by the exons ATGGCAATGGAGGTGGCTCTTGCTGTTTACTCCCTGGCGCTTCTTTCCTTCTACTTCCCTTGCAGGCCTGTAAGTGGCGTCCTCTCTCCCAAGGGTGTAAACTATGAAG TGCAAGCTCTCATGATGATCAAGGATTATCTCAAGGATCCACATGGTGTGCTCAAGAACTGGGACCAAGATTCGGTTGATCCTTGCAGCTGGACTATGGTTACTTGCTCACCTGATAACCTTGTCACTGGCCT GGAAGCTCCAAGCCAGAATCTTTCAGGCCTGCTCTCCCCAAGCATAGGAAATTTGACCAATCTTGAGATAGT TCTTTTGCAGAACAACAACATCAATGGTCCAATTCCAGAAGATATCGGCAGGCTAACAAAGCTCAAAACACTTGATCTCTCAAGCAACCACTTCTCTGGTGGAATACCAAACACTGTAGGTCACCTTGAAAGCCTCCAGTACTT GAGGCTCAACAACAACACCCTGTCTGGTGCATACCCTTCATCATCAGCTAATTTATCACAGCTTGTTTTCCT GGATCTTTCCTATAATAATCTGAGTGGTCCAATACCTGGTTCTTTGGCAAGAACGTTCAA TATAGTAGGAAATCCGTTGATCTGTGCTGCGGCTACAGAACATGATTGTTATGGAACTTTACCAATGCCGATGTCCTACAGCCTGAATAATACACAGG GTACCCTGATGCCAGCAAAATCTAAAAGCCACAAGGTTGCAATTGCATTTGGTTCTACAATTGGCTGCATCAGCTTCCTTATCCCTGTTATGGGATTGCTGTTCTGGTGGAGGCATAGGCGAAATCAGCAGATTCTTTTTGCTATTGATG AGCAACACACAGAGAATGTCAACCTAGGAAATGTGAAGAGGTTTCAGTTCAGAGAGCTTCAGGTTGCAACAGAGAACTTCAGCAACAAGAACATCTTAGGAAAAGGTGGCTTTGGAAACGTTTACCGAGGAAAGCTCCCAGATGGAACTGTGGTAGCTGTAAAGAGGCTGAAAGACGGTAATGCTGCAGGCGGGCAGGCACAGTTCCAGACTGAAGTTGAGATGATCAGCTTGGCGCTGCACAGGAACCTCCTCAGACTTTATGGATTCTGCATGACTGCTACTGAGAGGCTTCTGGTATATCCATACATGTCAAATGGGAGTGTTGCATTGCGTCTGAAAG GGAAGCCACCACTGGACTGGATCACTAGAAAGAGGATAGCACTCGGTGCAGCAAGAGGACTACTGTACCTGCATGAGCAGTGTGACCCCAAGATAATTCATAGGGATGTAAAGGCAGCCAACATATTGCTCGATGACTACTGTGAAGCTATTGTCGGAGATTTTGGGCTTGCCAAGCTCCTGGATCACCGCGACTCACATGTCACCACAGCCGTTAGGGGCACCGTTGGGCACATTGCCCCGGAATACCTCTCCACCGGCCAGTCATCTGAGAAAACCGACGTCTTTGGTTTTGGAATCCTACTGCTTGAGTTGATCACAGGTCAAACTGCACTTGAGTTCGGAAAGTCATCAAATCAGAAGGGAGCCATGCTGGACTGG GTGAAGAAGATGCACCAGGAGAAGAAGCTTGATGTGCTTGTCGACAAGGGCCTGAGAAGCAACTACGACCGCGTCGAACTGGAGGAGATGGTGCAGGTGGCACTGCTGTGCACCCAATATCTCCCTGGTCACAGGCCTCGGATGTCAGAGGTGGTCAGGATGCTGGAAGGCGATGGGCTGGCAGAGCGGTGGGAGGCATCCCAGCGCGCTGACTCACACAAGTTCAAAGTGCCTGAGTTCACCTTCGGTCGCTGCTACTCTGACCTGACGGACGACTCGTCATTGCTGGTGCAGGCAGTCGAGCTCTCTGGGCCGAGATGA